From the Micromonospora sediminicola genome, one window contains:
- the groL gene encoding chaperonin GroEL (60 kDa chaperone family; promotes refolding of misfolded polypeptides especially under stressful conditions; forms two stacked rings of heptamers to form a barrel-shaped 14mer; ends can be capped by GroES; misfolded proteins enter the barrel where they are refolded when GroES binds) translates to MAKILSFSDDARHLLEHGVNALADAVKVTLGPRGRNVVLDKKFGAPTITNDGVTIAKEIELTNPYENLGAQLVKEVATKTNDVAGDGTTTATVLAQAMVREGLRNVAAGTNPTGLKRGIDAAAAKVSEALLGKAVEVASKESIAHVATVSAQDSTIGELIAEAMERVGRDGVITVEEGSALTTELEVTEGLQFDKGFISPNFVTDVEGQESVLEDPYILITTQKISAIEELLPLLEKVLQNNKPLLIVAEDVEGQALSTLVVNAIRKTIKVCAVKAPGFGDRRKAMLQDMAVLTGAELVAPELGYKLDQVGLEVLGTARRVVVDKENTTVVDGGGQSSEVADRVAQIRKEIEASDSEWDREKLAERLAKLSGGIAVIKVGAATEVEMKERKHRIEDAIAATKAAVEEGTVPGGGAALAQILPVLDDDLGFTGEEKVGVSIVRKALVEPLRWIAQNAGHDGYVVVQKVVAQEWGTGLDAATGEYVDLAKSGILDPVKVTRNAVSNAASIAGLLLTTESLVVEKPAEPEPAAAGGHGHSHGHGHQHGPGF, encoded by the coding sequence ATGGCGAAGATCCTCAGCTTCTCGGACGACGCCCGGCACCTGCTCGAGCACGGTGTCAACGCCCTCGCGGACGCGGTCAAGGTCACCCTCGGCCCGCGCGGTCGCAACGTCGTCCTGGACAAGAAGTTCGGTGCGCCCACGATCACCAACGACGGCGTGACCATCGCCAAGGAGATCGAGCTCACCAACCCGTACGAGAACCTCGGCGCGCAGCTGGTCAAGGAGGTGGCGACCAAGACCAACGACGTCGCCGGCGACGGGACCACCACCGCCACCGTGCTGGCCCAGGCCATGGTCCGCGAGGGCCTGCGCAACGTGGCCGCCGGCACCAACCCGACCGGCCTGAAGCGGGGCATCGACGCGGCGGCCGCCAAGGTCTCCGAGGCGCTGCTCGGCAAGGCCGTCGAGGTCGCCAGCAAGGAGTCGATCGCGCATGTCGCGACCGTCTCCGCGCAGGACTCCACCATCGGCGAGCTGATCGCCGAGGCGATGGAGCGGGTCGGCCGCGACGGTGTCATCACCGTCGAGGAGGGCTCGGCGCTCACCACCGAGCTGGAGGTGACCGAGGGTCTCCAGTTCGACAAGGGCTTCATCTCGCCGAACTTCGTCACCGACGTGGAGGGGCAGGAGTCGGTCCTGGAGGACCCGTACATCCTGATCACCACGCAGAAGATCTCGGCCATCGAGGAGCTGCTGCCGCTGCTGGAGAAGGTCCTCCAGAACAACAAGCCGCTGCTCATCGTCGCCGAGGACGTCGAGGGCCAGGCCCTGTCCACGCTGGTGGTCAACGCCATCCGCAAGACCATCAAGGTCTGCGCGGTCAAGGCCCCCGGCTTCGGCGACCGCCGCAAGGCGATGCTCCAGGACATGGCGGTCCTGACCGGCGCCGAGCTGGTCGCCCCGGAGCTGGGCTACAAGCTCGACCAGGTCGGCCTGGAGGTGCTCGGCACCGCCCGTCGCGTCGTGGTCGACAAGGAGAACACCACCGTCGTCGACGGTGGCGGGCAGTCCTCCGAGGTCGCCGACCGGGTCGCCCAGATCCGCAAGGAGATCGAGGCCTCGGACTCCGAGTGGGACCGGGAGAAGCTGGCCGAGCGGCTGGCGAAGCTCTCCGGCGGCATCGCGGTGATCAAGGTCGGCGCGGCCACCGAGGTCGAGATGAAGGAGCGCAAGCACCGCATCGAGGACGCCATCGCCGCGACCAAGGCCGCGGTCGAGGAGGGTACGGTCCCGGGCGGCGGCGCCGCGCTGGCCCAGATCCTGCCGGTGCTCGACGACGACCTGGGCTTCACCGGCGAGGAGAAGGTCGGCGTCTCGATCGTGCGCAAGGCGCTGGTCGAGCCGCTGCGCTGGATCGCGCAGAACGCCGGCCACGACGGCTACGTGGTGGTGCAGAAGGTCGTCGCCCAGGAGTGGGGCACCGGCCTCGACGCCGCCACCGGCGAGTACGTCGACCTGGCCAAGTCCGGCATCCTCGACCCGGTGAAGGTGACCCGCAACGCGGTCTCCAACGCCGCGTCGATCGCCGGCCTGCTGCTCACCACCGAGAGCCTGGTCGTGGAGAAGCCGGCCGAGCCGGAGCCGGCCGCCGCCGGTGGGCACGGCCACTCGCACGGCCACGGCCACCAGCACGGCCCGGGCTTCTGA
- a CDS encoding molybdopterin-dependent oxidoreductase, with translation MRMISRRHAALAGVVAAVVALGTAEPVAVLTGPRSAPLIAVGGVVVDLVPEPLKQFAIAVFGTYDKIALLVGTALLLAGFAALLGLAAARRLVVGLAGIAAFAVLGVAAALTRPGADAFDALPSLVGAGLGGLTLWAFVAGPLSPDPAGADRKRPGQGPDRAGVDRARAGQGPDRHEVDLADGEQAGAPRSTPPPPPAAAAFAREEETPGGWEPARHDVPESRRRFLRGVGLLTGAAAVAGLGGHWLAGRRGVSAAREAVTLPAPATPAPPVPTGADLSLPRLAPYVTPNREFYRIDTALVVPQVDPVTWRLRIHGRVRNPIELSFDDLLARPMVERYVTLACVSNEVGGDLIGNARWLGVPIKELLDEADPEEGADQVVGRAVDGWTCGTPTSVLRDGRDALLAVGMNGEPLPVQHGFPVRMVVPGLYGYVSACKWVTELELTSFADFDAYWVPRGWSAQGPVKTQSRIDTPRARSRPAAGPVTVAGVAWAQHRGVRRVEVRVDDGPWREATLAPAVSTDTWVQWSWRWDATPGEHTLQVRATDAAGETQPERRSPVAPDGATGWHTVTVTVA, from the coding sequence GTGCGCATGATCTCCCGCCGCCACGCGGCGCTGGCCGGTGTCGTCGCCGCCGTGGTGGCGCTCGGCACCGCCGAGCCGGTGGCTGTCCTGACCGGCCCCCGGTCCGCCCCGCTGATCGCCGTCGGCGGTGTCGTCGTCGACCTGGTGCCCGAGCCGCTCAAGCAGTTCGCCATCGCCGTCTTCGGCACGTACGACAAGATCGCCCTGCTGGTCGGGACGGCGCTGCTGCTGGCCGGCTTCGCGGCGCTGCTCGGTTTGGCGGCGGCCCGGCGACTGGTGGTCGGCCTGGCCGGCATCGCCGCGTTCGCCGTGCTCGGCGTCGCCGCCGCGCTGACCCGACCCGGCGCGGACGCGTTCGACGCGCTGCCGTCCCTGGTCGGCGCCGGCCTCGGCGGGCTGACGCTCTGGGCGTTCGTCGCCGGCCCGTTGAGCCCGGACCCCGCAGGGGCCGACCGGAAGCGCCCCGGGCAGGGTCCGGACCGCGCCGGGGTCGACCGGGCGCGCGCCGGACAGGGGCCGGACCGCCACGAGGTCGACCTGGCCGACGGCGAGCAGGCCGGGGCGCCCCGTTCCACGCCCCCGCCGCCCCCGGCGGCTGCCGCGTTCGCGCGCGAGGAGGAGACCCCGGGCGGCTGGGAGCCGGCCCGGCACGACGTTCCGGAGTCGCGACGCCGGTTCCTGCGGGGCGTCGGCCTGTTGACCGGCGCGGCGGCGGTGGCCGGGCTCGGCGGGCACTGGCTGGCCGGCCGGCGTGGCGTCTCGGCGGCCCGGGAGGCGGTGACGCTGCCCGCGCCGGCGACGCCCGCGCCGCCGGTACCGACCGGCGCGGACCTGTCGCTGCCCCGGCTCGCCCCCTACGTCACGCCGAACCGCGAGTTCTACCGGATCGACACCGCGCTGGTGGTGCCGCAGGTGGACCCGGTGACCTGGCGGCTGCGCATCCACGGCCGGGTCCGCAACCCGATCGAGCTGAGCTTCGACGACCTGCTCGCCCGCCCGATGGTCGAGCGGTACGTGACCCTGGCCTGCGTCTCCAACGAGGTCGGCGGTGACCTGATCGGCAACGCCCGCTGGCTCGGCGTACCGATCAAGGAGCTGCTCGATGAGGCCGACCCGGAGGAGGGCGCGGACCAGGTGGTCGGGCGCGCGGTGGACGGCTGGACCTGTGGCACCCCCACCTCGGTGCTGCGCGACGGGCGGGACGCGCTGCTGGCGGTGGGGATGAACGGCGAGCCGCTGCCGGTCCAGCACGGCTTCCCGGTGCGGATGGTGGTGCCCGGCCTCTACGGGTACGTCTCGGCGTGCAAGTGGGTCACCGAGCTGGAGCTGACCAGCTTCGCCGACTTCGACGCGTACTGGGTGCCGCGCGGCTGGTCCGCCCAGGGCCCGGTCAAGACCCAGTCCCGGATCGACACCCCGCGTGCCCGCAGCCGCCCGGCCGCCGGCCCGGTGACGGTCGCCGGGGTGGCGTGGGCGCAGCACCGCGGCGTCCGTCGCGTCGAGGTACGCGTGGACGACGGCCCGTGGCGGGAGGCGACGCTGGCCCCGGCGGTGTCGACGGACACCTGGGTGCAGTGGTCGTGGCGGTGGGACGCCACGCCGGGGGAGCACACCCTCCAGGTACGCGCCACCGACGCGGCCGGCGAGACGCAGCCGGAGCGGCGCAGCCCGGTGGCCCCCGACGGCGCCACCGGCTGGCACACCGTCACGGTCACCGTCGCCTGA
- a CDS encoding WhiB family transcriptional regulator: MSNVRRLPGPIVDLWDWQRLGACRGRDSAQFFHPDGERGSSRLRRETGAKSVCRACPVRAECAAHALAVREPYGVWGGFSESERLRLLALGWEDLADRRQSRVDIARLEARLGRPHKTAVPDQRKVA; this comes from the coding sequence ATGTCGAACGTACGTAGGCTGCCTGGACCCATCGTCGACCTCTGGGACTGGCAGCGGCTCGGCGCCTGCCGTGGCCGCGACAGCGCCCAGTTCTTCCACCCCGACGGCGAGCGCGGCTCCTCCCGACTGCGCCGGGAGACCGGCGCCAAGTCCGTGTGCCGCGCCTGCCCGGTGCGCGCCGAGTGCGCCGCCCACGCCCTCGCGGTCCGCGAGCCCTACGGCGTCTGGGGCGGCTTCAGCGAGTCCGAGCGGCTGCGGCTGCTCGCCCTCGGCTGGGAGGACCTGGCCGACCGCCGGCAGAGCCGGGTGGACATCGCCCGGCTGGAGGCGCGCCTCGGCCGGCCGCACAAGACCGCCGTGCCGGACCAGCGCAAGGTTGCCTGA
- a CDS encoding response regulator transcription factor: MRSVLVCVRTPLAAQHLTSAAARLGLSGVVRTAVSDPEVMLRLAERPVDVVLADTALTRPDSPGFVRRVLARAPQAAVLLLGPEESESAAATISAGARGLIQNADHDLTSAVAKALLLLSAPGRTNRHRVADPARDAAAVGGSTRAASGRTPGGPGWPATATDAAGLPTVVPVQRGEDPNDPAADGAEAPPAGGAQRPARTPRSAVGLTERELQVLLGMAEGKSNAEIGRELFVSEDTVKTHARRLFRKLGARDRAHAVAAGFRAGLVA, from the coding sequence GTGCGTAGCGTTCTCGTGTGCGTTCGGACACCATTGGCGGCCCAGCATCTGACCTCCGCGGCGGCGCGGCTCGGGCTGTCCGGCGTCGTCCGGACGGCCGTCTCCGATCCCGAGGTGATGTTGCGGCTCGCCGAGCGTCCGGTAGACGTGGTGCTGGCCGACACCGCCCTCACCCGGCCGGACAGCCCCGGTTTCGTGCGTCGGGTGCTCGCCCGCGCGCCGCAGGCCGCGGTGCTGCTGCTCGGCCCGGAGGAGTCGGAGTCGGCGGCGGCCACGATCAGCGCCGGTGCGCGCGGTCTGATCCAGAACGCCGACCACGACCTGACCAGCGCGGTGGCGAAGGCGCTGCTGCTGCTCTCCGCCCCCGGGCGGACCAACCGGCACCGGGTGGCCGACCCGGCTCGGGACGCGGCGGCGGTCGGCGGGTCGACCCGGGCGGCATCGGGGCGTACCCCGGGCGGGCCCGGCTGGCCGGCGACCGCGACGGACGCCGCCGGCCTGCCCACCGTGGTGCCGGTGCAGCGCGGCGAGGACCCGAACGACCCGGCTGCGGACGGGGCCGAGGCGCCCCCGGCGGGTGGCGCCCAGCGGCCGGCGCGGACGCCGCGCAGCGCGGTCGGGCTCACCGAACGTGAGCTTCAGGTGCTGCTGGGCATGGCGGAGGGCAAGAGCAACGCGGAGATCGGGCGGGAGTTGTTCGTCTCCGAGGACACCGTGAAGACGCACGCCCGGCGACTGTTCCGCAAGCTGGGCGCCCGGGACCGGGCGCACGCCGTGGCGGCCGGGTTCCGGGCCGGCCTGGTCGCCTGA
- a CDS encoding DUF5319 domain-containing protein: protein MHDEPIDPFNGDPADPAAGLHDPGDEDALDPLTEVERQDVLEDLADLEIYQALLQPIGVRGLVIECEDCREPHYFDWDLLRGNLRHLLNSGRPRVHEPAYDPDPDHYVSWDYARGYADGVHDTLTEGTDDSAEE from the coding sequence GTGCACGACGAGCCCATCGACCCGTTCAACGGCGACCCGGCCGATCCGGCTGCCGGCCTGCACGATCCCGGCGACGAGGACGCGCTCGACCCGCTGACCGAGGTCGAGCGGCAGGACGTCCTGGAGGATCTCGCCGACCTGGAGATCTACCAGGCCCTGCTCCAGCCGATCGGGGTGCGCGGGCTGGTGATCGAGTGCGAGGACTGCCGCGAGCCGCACTACTTCGACTGGGACCTGCTCCGGGGCAACCTGCGCCACCTGCTCAACTCGGGGCGGCCCCGGGTGCACGAGCCGGCCTACGACCCCGACCCGGACCACTACGTGAGCTGGGATTACGCCCGCGGCTACGCCGACGGCGTGCACGACACGCTCACCGAGGGCACGGACGACTCCGCGGAGGAGTGA
- the guaB gene encoding IMP dehydrogenase, with product MENSPSTEIPAGRDGGELGGHLPELPAGSARVVPLGLTFDDVLLQPGESDVVPSRVNTRTRLTRNIELTVPLLSSAMDTVTEARMAIAMARQGGIGVLHRNLSVEDQALQVDLVKRSESGMITNPVTASPDDTLRDVDALCGRYRISGVPVVDGQGQLVGIVTNRDMRFVSDPATPVRDIMTRTPLITAPVGVSKDDALDLLRRHKVEKLPIVDESGALRGLITVKDFTKSEQYPEATKDEAGRLRVAAAIGVGEDSYKRARTLVDAGVDVLIVDTAHGHQRAVLEMVGRLKRDVTIDIVGGNIATYAGAKALVDAGADGVKVGVGPGAICTTRIVAGVGVPQITAIMEAARAARPAGVPVIGDGGIQYSGDIAKALVAGADTVMLGSLLAGCEESPGELIFVNGKQYKAYRGMGSLGAMQSRGQVKSYSKDRYFQQDVTSDEKLVPEGVEGQVPYRGPLAQVAHQLTGGLRLAMGYAGAESIAELHQRGQLIRITAAGLKESHPHDIQMTVEAPNYHTR from the coding sequence GTGGAGAATTCACCCAGCACCGAGATCCCGGCCGGCCGCGACGGCGGGGAGCTGGGTGGCCATCTGCCCGAGTTGCCGGCCGGTTCGGCCCGGGTGGTGCCGCTCGGGCTGACCTTCGACGACGTGCTGCTGCAGCCGGGCGAGTCGGACGTCGTGCCCAGCCGGGTCAACACCCGCACCCGCCTCACCCGCAACATCGAGCTGACCGTCCCGCTGCTGTCCAGCGCGATGGACACCGTCACCGAGGCCCGGATGGCCATCGCCATGGCCCGCCAGGGCGGCATCGGCGTGCTGCACCGCAACCTCTCCGTCGAGGACCAGGCGCTCCAGGTCGACCTGGTCAAGCGCTCCGAGTCCGGCATGATCACCAACCCGGTGACCGCCAGCCCGGACGACACGCTCCGTGACGTGGACGCGCTCTGCGGGCGCTACCGCATCTCCGGCGTGCCCGTGGTCGACGGGCAGGGCCAGCTGGTCGGCATCGTGACGAACCGCGACATGCGCTTCGTCTCCGACCCGGCCACGCCGGTCCGCGACATCATGACCCGGACGCCGCTGATCACCGCACCGGTCGGGGTGAGCAAGGACGACGCGCTCGACCTGCTGCGCCGCCACAAGGTGGAGAAGCTCCCGATCGTCGACGAGTCCGGCGCGCTGCGTGGCCTCATCACGGTCAAGGACTTCACCAAGAGCGAGCAGTACCCGGAGGCCACCAAGGACGAGGCGGGCCGGCTCCGGGTCGCCGCCGCGATCGGGGTCGGCGAGGACTCGTACAAGCGGGCCCGGACGCTCGTCGACGCGGGCGTCGACGTGCTGATCGTGGACACCGCGCACGGTCACCAGCGGGCGGTGCTGGAGATGGTCGGCCGGCTCAAGCGGGACGTGACCATCGACATCGTGGGTGGCAACATCGCCACCTACGCGGGCGCGAAGGCGCTCGTCGACGCCGGCGCCGACGGCGTCAAGGTGGGCGTCGGTCCGGGCGCCATCTGCACCACCCGGATCGTGGCCGGGGTGGGCGTCCCGCAGATCACCGCGATCATGGAAGCGGCGCGGGCGGCCCGGCCGGCCGGCGTCCCGGTCATCGGCGACGGCGGCATCCAGTACTCCGGCGACATCGCCAAGGCGCTGGTGGCCGGCGCCGACACGGTGATGCTCGGCAGCCTGCTGGCCGGCTGCGAGGAGAGCCCCGGTGAGCTGATCTTCGTCAACGGCAAGCAGTACAAGGCCTACCGGGGGATGGGCTCGCTCGGCGCGATGCAGTCCCGCGGCCAGGTCAAGTCGTACTCCAAGGACCGCTACTTCCAGCAGGACGTGACCAGCGACGAGAAGCTGGTGCCCGAGGGCGTCGAGGGCCAGGTGCCCTACCGCGGCCCGCTCGCCCAGGTCGCCCACCAGCTCACCGGCGGCCTGCGGCTCGCCATGGGATACGCGGGCGCGGAGAGCATCGCCGAGCTGCACCAGCGTGGGCAGCTCATCCGGATCACCGCGGCCGGGCTCAAGGAGAGCCACCCGCACGACATCCAGATGACCGTCGAGGCGCCCAACTACCACACCCGCTGA
- a CDS encoding GuaB3 family IMP dehydrogenase-related protein, producing MRDVVEIGLGKTAQRGYHLDDIAIVPSRRTRDVDDVSTAWQLDAYPFGIPCVGHPSDATMSPASAVRLGQLGGLGVLNVEGLWTRYENPAKILEELAGLGEDARATKRLQEVYAEPIRPDLIAERVRELRAGGGTVAVRVSPQHTLALAPVILDAGVDILVIQGTLVSAEHVSTTDEPLNLKEFIADLDLPVIVGGCTDYKTALHLMRTGAAGVIVGIGGDDWSTTESVLGIRVPMATAIADAAAARRDYLDETGGRYVHLIADGDMQTSGDIAKALGCGADAVMLGEPLSLCEEAPAGGAWWHSAASHPSLPRGAFEVAGEPLGSMERLLFGPADEPDGQLNLFGGLRRAMAKCGYRDLKEFQKVGLVLDR from the coding sequence ATGCGTGACGTGGTCGAGATCGGGCTGGGCAAGACCGCGCAGCGCGGTTACCACCTGGACGACATCGCCATCGTGCCGAGCCGCCGCACCCGGGACGTCGACGACGTCTCCACGGCCTGGCAGCTCGACGCCTACCCGTTCGGCATCCCCTGTGTCGGGCACCCCTCGGACGCGACCATGAGCCCCGCCTCCGCGGTGCGCCTCGGCCAGCTCGGCGGCCTCGGCGTGCTCAACGTCGAGGGCCTCTGGACCCGCTACGAGAACCCGGCCAAGATCCTGGAGGAGCTGGCCGGCCTCGGCGAGGACGCGCGCGCGACCAAACGCCTCCAGGAGGTCTACGCCGAGCCGATCCGCCCCGACCTGATCGCCGAGCGGGTCCGCGAGCTGCGGGCCGGCGGCGGCACCGTGGCCGTCCGGGTGTCGCCGCAGCACACCCTGGCGCTGGCCCCGGTGATCCTCGACGCCGGCGTCGACATCCTGGTCATCCAGGGCACGCTGGTCTCCGCCGAGCACGTCTCCACCACCGACGAGCCGCTCAACCTCAAGGAGTTCATCGCCGACCTCGACCTGCCGGTCATCGTCGGCGGCTGCACCGACTACAAGACCGCGCTGCACCTCATGCGCACCGGCGCGGCCGGCGTGATCGTGGGCATCGGCGGCGACGACTGGTCCACCACCGAGTCGGTGCTCGGCATCCGGGTGCCGATGGCCACCGCCATCGCCGACGCCGCCGCGGCCCGCCGCGACTACCTGGACGAGACCGGCGGCCGGTACGTGCACCTGATCGCCGACGGCGACATGCAGACCTCCGGCGACATCGCCAAGGCCCTCGGCTGCGGCGCGGACGCGGTGATGCTCGGCGAGCCGCTGTCGCTCTGCGAGGAGGCCCCGGCCGGCGGCGCCTGGTGGCACTCCGCGGCCAGCCACCCGTCCCTGCCCCGGGGCGCGTTCGAGGTGGCCGGCGAGCCGCTCGGCTCGATGGAGCGGCTGCTGTTCGGCCCGGCCGACGAGCCGGACGGCCAGCTCAACCTCTTCGGCGGGCTGCGCCGCGCGATGGCCAAGTGCGGCTACCGCGACCTCAAGGAGTTCCAGAAGGTCGGCCTGGTCCTCGACCGCTGA
- a CDS encoding M1 family metallopeptidase, protein MRRVRWYATALAVALLATGCTGEDRGGFRPGAADAGDPYVPGAGNGGYDVGHYALDVRYDPGDDRLTGTATLTATATEALSRFQLDLAGLDVDRVRVDGEPAKHRHDDAELVVTPAHGLPSGRRFTVEVTYGGVPKPLPNAELGDGGFHATGDGAIALGQPESASTWYPVNDHPSDKATYDIAITVPDGLAALSNGVPKGRTSSGGRTTWRWSEGSPMASYLSTLVIGDYRVTSGTHAGRPLVTAVASALPADGPAAASVARTGEVADFLAARFGPYPFDAYGGVMVADDRIRYALETQSRPVYGPGFFRGGPNTEVVAHELAHQWFGDSVSVARWSDIWLNEGFATYAEWLWAEHDGGRTVARTVADRYATTDWTRPTVDPGRAGMFGDAVYQRGALAVHALRRAVGDDTFYRILRGWLAQHRDGNVTTADFVGYAERTAGRPLRALLDAWLVGATPPGLP, encoded by the coding sequence GTGAGACGGGTGCGGTGGTACGCGACCGCGCTGGCGGTGGCGCTGCTGGCGACCGGGTGCACCGGCGAGGACCGGGGCGGGTTCCGACCCGGCGCGGCCGACGCCGGTGACCCGTACGTGCCGGGGGCCGGCAACGGTGGCTACGACGTCGGGCACTACGCGCTGGACGTCCGCTACGACCCGGGCGACGACCGGCTCACCGGCACGGCCACGCTGACCGCGACCGCCACCGAGGCGTTGTCCCGGTTCCAGCTCGACCTGGCCGGCCTCGACGTCGACCGGGTCCGGGTGGACGGCGAGCCGGCGAAGCACCGCCACGACGACGCCGAACTGGTCGTCACCCCGGCACACGGGTTGCCGTCGGGCCGGCGGTTCACCGTCGAGGTGACCTATGGCGGGGTGCCGAAGCCGCTGCCCAACGCGGAACTGGGCGACGGTGGCTTCCACGCCACCGGAGACGGGGCGATCGCGCTCGGCCAGCCCGAGTCGGCCAGCACCTGGTACCCGGTCAACGACCATCCGTCGGACAAGGCCACCTACGACATCGCGATCACCGTGCCGGACGGGCTCGCCGCGCTGAGCAACGGCGTCCCGAAGGGACGGACGAGCAGCGGCGGCCGGACCACCTGGCGCTGGTCCGAGGGCTCGCCGATGGCCAGTTACCTGAGCACGCTGGTGATCGGCGACTACCGGGTCACCAGCGGCACCCACGCCGGTCGGCCGCTGGTCACCGCCGTCGCCTCGGCGTTGCCCGCGGACGGCCCGGCCGCCGCGTCGGTCGCCCGCACCGGCGAGGTCGCCGACTTCCTGGCCGCCCGCTTCGGGCCGTACCCGTTCGACGCGTACGGCGGAGTGATGGTGGCCGACGACCGGATCCGGTACGCGCTGGAGACGCAGAGCCGCCCGGTCTACGGGCCGGGATTCTTCCGGGGCGGGCCGAACACCGAGGTGGTCGCGCACGAGCTGGCCCACCAGTGGTTCGGCGACAGCGTCTCGGTGGCCCGGTGGAGCGACATCTGGCTGAACGAGGGGTTCGCCACGTACGCCGAGTGGCTCTGGGCCGAGCACGACGGCGGGCGGACCGTGGCGCGGACCGTCGCCGACCGGTACGCCACCACCGACTGGACCCGGCCCACCGTCGACCCGGGCCGGGCCGGGATGTTCGGCGACGCGGTCTACCAGCGGGGCGCGCTGGCGGTGCACGCGCTGCGCCGCGCGGTCGGCGACGACACGTTCTACCGGATCCTGCGCGGCTGGCTGGCGCAGCACCGGGACGGCAACGTCACCACCGCCGACTTCGTCGGGTACGCCGAGCGGACCGCCGGGCGGCCGTTGCGCGCGTTGCTCGACGCGTGGTTGGTCGGGGCGACCCCGCCGGGCCTGCCGTGA
- a CDS encoding M1 family metallopeptidase → MARRGGRRGLGLLACGTLLLAGCGSPEADRSAAAPTAPEPSATRRFAPGAPGAGDPYFPGYGNGGYDVAHYTVKVRYDPDTDKLTGTTTVRATATTDLSTFNLDLAGLTVRSVTVDGAAARHARDDDELVVTPATGLTSGNGFVAEIRYDGRPEALRNEALGEGGWLHTADGAIALGQPESASTWYPVNDHPSDKATYDLEITVPKGLTAVGNGVPKGRTTTGGWTTWRWSEGSPMASYLTTVVIGKFRVTTGQHKGRPVYSAVTTRVAEGAPDRSIARTVEVADYLESLFGPYPFDAYGGVVVADDRIRYALETQSRPVYSAGFFRQGDNTDVVAHELAHQWYGDSVSLQRWQDIWLNEGLATYAEWLWAEHSGSSTVQRTFEQQYANAPGQVWRTPPGKPGVENLFGRSVYDRGGMTVHALRVAVGDTAFFAILRTWAAERRNGNGTTADFVALAERVSGKKLGKVFDAWLYGTERPAAPKPL, encoded by the coding sequence ATGGCGCGGCGCGGCGGACGACGAGGGCTCGGCCTGCTGGCCTGCGGGACACTGCTGCTGGCCGGCTGCGGATCGCCCGAGGCGGACCGGAGCGCCGCGGCGCCGACCGCGCCCGAGCCGTCGGCCACGCGCCGCTTCGCGCCCGGGGCGCCCGGCGCCGGCGACCCCTACTTCCCGGGCTACGGCAACGGGGGCTACGACGTCGCGCACTACACCGTGAAGGTGCGCTACGACCCGGACACCGACAAGCTCACCGGCACCACCACGGTGCGGGCCACCGCCACCACCGACCTGTCCACGTTCAACCTGGACCTGGCCGGGCTGACCGTCCGCTCGGTCACCGTCGACGGCGCCGCCGCCCGGCACGCCCGCGACGACGACGAGCTGGTCGTCACGCCCGCCACCGGCCTGACCTCCGGCAACGGTTTCGTGGCCGAGATCCGGTACGACGGTCGGCCGGAGGCGCTGCGCAACGAGGCGCTCGGCGAGGGCGGCTGGCTGCACACCGCGGACGGGGCGATCGCGCTCGGCCAGCCGGAGTCGGCGAGCACCTGGTACCCGGTGAACGACCACCCGTCGGACAAGGCCACCTACGACCTGGAGATCACCGTTCCCAAAGGGCTGACGGCGGTCGGCAACGGCGTGCCGAAGGGGCGGACGACCACCGGCGGCTGGACCACCTGGCGCTGGTCGGAGGGCTCGCCGATGGCGAGCTACCTGACCACTGTGGTGATCGGGAAGTTCCGCGTCACCACCGGGCAGCACAAGGGACGACCGGTCTACAGCGCGGTCACCACCCGGGTGGCCGAGGGCGCGCCGGACCGGTCGATCGCCCGTACCGTCGAGGTCGCCGACTACCTGGAGAGCCTCTTCGGGCCGTACCCGTTCGACGCGTACGGCGGCGTGGTGGTGGCCGACGACCGGATCCGCTACGCGCTGGAGACGCAGAGCCGCCCGGTCTACTCCGCCGGCTTCTTCCGGCAGGGCGACAACACCGACGTGGTCGCGCACGAGCTGGCCCACCAGTGGTACGGCGACAGCGTGTCGCTCCAGCGCTGGCAGGACATCTGGCTCAACGAGGGGCTGGCCACGTACGCCGAGTGGCTGTGGGCCGAGCACAGCGGCTCCTCGACCGTCCAGCGCACGTTCGAGCAGCAGTACGCCAACGCCCCCGGCCAGGTCTGGCGGACGCCGCCGGGCAAGCCGGGGGTGGAGAACCTGTTCGGCCGCTCGGTCTACGACCGGGGTGGGATGACCGTACACGCGCTGCGGGTGGCGGTGGGCGACACCGCGTTCTTCGCCATCCTGCGCACCTGGGCGGCCGAGCGGAGGAACGGCAACGGCACCACCGCCGACTTCGTGGCGCTGGCCGAGCGGGTGTCGGGCAAGAAGCTCGGCAAGGTGTTCGACGCCTGGCTGTACGGCACCGAGCGGCCGGCCGCCCCGAAGCCGTTGTAG